One window of Nymphaea colorata isolate Beijing-Zhang1983 chromosome 1, ASM883128v2, whole genome shotgun sequence genomic DNA carries:
- the LOC116264896 gene encoding small RNA-binding protein 11, chloroplastic, with product MAAVLRAVGRLLRNPSPFNAAHRRQLPLQLSFDRGVASKVFVGGLSFYTTEELLAGAFAPFGQVIEASIIMDKVSERSKGFGFVTFASEEEAEKAIKEMNGKILNGRVIFVDNAKPRTQFQDSVPRARGPPTRNN from the exons ATGGCGGCGGTACTGCGAGCAGTCGGGCGTCTCCTTCGAAACCCATCTCCGTTTAATGCTGCCCATCGTCGCCAACTGCCTCTGCAGCTCAGTTTCGACAGAGGGGTTGCCTCCAAGGTATTCGTTGGAG GACTATCTTTTTACACAACAGAGGAATTGTTAGCTGGAGCTTTTGCACCGTTTGGTCAGGTTATAGAAG CCTCTATAATTATGGACAAGGTGTCTGAAAGATCTAAAGGCTTCGGGTTCGTGACATTTGCATCAGAAGAGGAAGCCGAAAAGGccataaaagaaatgaatggcaAG ATCTTGAACGGTAGAGTGATATTTGTAGATAATGCAAAACCCAGGACACAGTTTCAGGATTCTGTGCCAAGAGCTCGAGGACCACCTACGAGGAACAACTGA